A genomic segment from Petrotoga sp. 9PW.55.5.1 encodes:
- a CDS encoding BTAD domain-containing putative transcriptional regulator: protein MLKIYMLGEFEVYVNNQKVDTFKSRKAVEVLKYLVLNRGRQVPLVEIYDLFWPGFDDEGARLNLNTTLYYIRKNLKLKSNELTLKENYCLFSKNEDIYIDMEEFIKLSDEGFKEKETTRRLFLFTKAVDLYKDDLLQENMEDEWIRDKREFLKRIYIDMLLEIGNIYMKMNNTIDAHYYIQKAFLHSKREDAWLKLVKYYVENGETEKARSLFNEYKDYFGCKDDFSSFTMISQNNSFSNNIFVKDGNFFSPELFDIVLELEQNKRDKDFILVEIKINDRITEDAINKLKTIIRKEDVFTIKKENFLILLRGIKNISESREKVIKKITDFLREKNIEFTIIKVE, encoded by the coding sequence TTGTTAAAAATCTACATGTTGGGGGAATTTGAGGTATATGTTAATAACCAAAAAGTAGATACTTTTAAATCGAGAAAAGCTGTTGAAGTATTAAAATATTTAGTACTTAATAGAGGAAGGCAAGTCCCCCTTGTTGAAATTTACGATTTATTTTGGCCTGGATTTGATGACGAGGGAGCAAGATTAAATCTAAATACAACTTTATATTATATTAGAAAGAATCTTAAATTAAAAAGCAATGAATTAACTTTAAAAGAGAACTATTGCTTATTTTCGAAGAATGAAGATATATATATCGACATGGAAGAGTTCATTAAATTAAGTGACGAGGGTTTTAAAGAAAAAGAGACCACAAGAAGGTTATTTTTGTTTACTAAAGCGGTGGATTTGTATAAAGATGATCTTTTACAAGAAAATATGGAAGATGAATGGATAAGAGACAAAAGAGAATTCTTAAAAAGAATTTATATAGATATGCTCTTAGAAATTGGAAATATATACATGAAAATGAATAATACAATAGATGCTCATTACTACATTCAAAAGGCTTTCTTACATTCTAAAAGAGAAGATGCATGGTTGAAATTGGTAAAATATTATGTAGAAAATGGAGAAACAGAAAAAGCTAGAAGTTTATTTAATGAATATAAAGATTATTTTGGTTGTAAAGATGATTTTTCTTCTTTTACTATGATTTCACAAAACAATTCTTTTTCTAATAACATCTTTGTAAAAGATGGGAATTTTTTTTCTCCTGAATTATTTGATATAGTTCTTGAACTAGAGCAAAATAAAAGAGATAAAGACTTCATATTAGTTGAAATAAAAATAAATGATAGGATAACAGAAGATGCGATTAATAAATTAAAAACAATTATAAGAAAAGAAGATGTATTTACAATAAAAAAAGAAAATTTTCTGATTTTACTAAGAGGAATTAAAAATATCTCAGAGAGCAGAGAAAAAGTCATTAAAAAAATTACTGATTTCCTACGTGAAAAGAATATTGAATTTACAATAATCAAAGTTGAATAA